A portion of the Vanessa atalanta chromosome 14, ilVanAtal1.2, whole genome shotgun sequence genome contains these proteins:
- the LOC125068695 gene encoding ribokinase yields MQPELKQPKIVVLGSCSVDFTTFCPRLPMPGETLHGTKFMTSYGGKGANQCVAAAKLGGNTFMISRVGDDQWGKQYKEHLSSLGVDVSHTHVTQNVTTGIAQISVAENGENQIVIVAGANNCLSKSDVDLAKDLVKNADVLIAQLETPFETTLEAFKLNTGIKLLNAAPARTDIEAILPHCTILCVNEPEASLIVGFNVEIPNVKIALKKILEKGCDTVIITLGDKGAVYASINSPDCVHVFCEKVIPKDTTGAGDAFVGALATFLLRDKNKPLHQVVGAACKIATLSVMREGTQTSYPENHSSFAEEYSFVII; encoded by the exons ATGCAGCCAGAATTAAAGCAACCAAAAATTGTAGTTCTTGGATCCTGTAGTGTTGATTTTACAAC ATTTTGTCCACGGCTCCCTATGCCCGGCGAAACACTTCATGGCACCAAATTTATGACAAGCTATGGGGGAAAGGGAGCAAATCAATGTGTGGCTGCAGCTAAACTAGGCGGAAATACCTTTATGATTAGTAGA GTTGGTGATGACCAATGGGGTAAGCAGTACAAAGAACATTTGAGTTCTTTAGGTGTAGACGTATCCCATACTCACGTAACTCAAAACGTTACGACTGGAATTGCACAAATTTCAGTGGCGGAAAATGGTGAAAACCAAATAGTAATAGTCGCTGGTGCTAATAACTGTTTAAGTAAATCTGATGTTGACCTTGCTAAGGACTTGGTAAAAAATGCTGATGTACTCATTGCACAACTGGAAACACCATTTGAAACTACGCTAGAAGCATTTAAACTAAACACTGGT ATTAAATTACTAAATGCAGCTCCTGCTAGAACTGATATTGAGGCTATATTGCCTCATTGCACTATTTTGTGCGTTAATGAACCTGAAGCTTCTTTAATAGTCGGTTTTAACGTCGAAATACC taatgTGAAAATTGcactcaaaaaaatattagaaaagggTTGTGATACTGTCATCATTACTTTAGGTGACAAAGGAGCTGTTTATGCTTCAATAAATTCACCAGATTGTGTTCATGTTTTTTGTGAAAAAGTGATACCCAAGGATACGACA GGTGCAGGTGATGCCTTTGTTGGTGCTTTGGCTACGTTTCTTCTGcgtgataaaaataaacctttgcATCAAGTAGTCGGCGCGGCGTGCAAAATTGCTACTTTATCTGTTATGAGGGAAGGAACCCAAACAAGTTATCCTGAAAACCATAGTTCCTTTGCTGaagaatatagttttgtaattatttga
- the LOC125068749 gene encoding uncharacterized protein LOC125068749: MAFMMPVMKNDWDIYNSQRSRRASESADKVAIGGRVRKVSESRSEGPVLSPRTAAALSPHRSAPAMRSLSYCRVPPSRASLRVHESRKGSGSPPSSSARESDKFHSRACAGSPERHSRCGACMPYL; the protein is encoded by the exons ATGGCGTTCATGATGCCTGTAATGAAGAACGATTGGGACATTTACAACTCACAGCGGTCGCGGCGAGCCTCAGAGTCCGCGGACAAAGTGGCGATCGGCGGCCGGGTTCGAAAAGTGTCCGAATCAAGATCGGAAGGTCCCGTGTTGTCCCCACGAACAGCCGCTGCGCTCAGCCCTCATCGAAGTGCTCCTGCGATGCGCTCGTTGTCCTACTGTCGGGTACCTCCGTCCCGAGCATCATTGCGAGTGCACGAAAGCCGAAAGGGTTCGGGTAGCCCGCCCAGCAGCAGCGCGCGGGAATCGGACAAGTTTCACAGCAG GGCGTGCGCCGGATCCCCCGAGCGACATTCGCGCTGTGGCGCCTGCATGCCCTACCTGTGA
- the LOC125068808 gene encoding gamma-tubulin complex component 6, with translation MNNSASGIENAGVYELITKLCEKMAEKYCDNNRLSLKLLASKLRAQSYEIILKRSSTGVSSLKADPIKDLLSHQFVSQLTVKNVAEYKRSIDLKKNISNIRNEDFGEKQDLVNNVLRLLIGLQNSINEDLSSEMFQNPFSFGLFDEMLPKPKREIFGSPQPYSYFPKHVFELPYSLKRQENILDNKKSQCYTEYTVESFDSRSFIPDIQSQPGVDDMKSFQSPMSIPSMTSTALSPYTESTIFNYPRLIAPRDLYIPKSDLHIQNYMDVNVKVSLAGTSVKSDIPDMFKVNTDESLNVWEIVTQLDKDIPEDIWEEVSKMPIVKERQLIASSSREMCLWRSIYGSELSDLKIISEKQFIRHIMYLIIGVETNSFPFSEASNCFYIKDNLVLEAISKEHLRGYIAPLLLVGTYYSRLYNFAFNLTAEDHFHTKGLVFEAAREVIRRYLLEFRLTATEIYEEYCKNKTEELNCMPTLLQILHHMEPLIYEIETIASIYKMVDPDSTSIPHGAELMSYLFNEISLVTHRKTSLTLFNSLFCICRVYFKFIERFIFEGELDDIFNEFFIRKDNQYVNSRSKRYWDKGFHITLSVAVPDFLRPLATFILLCGKSLRLLKLCNPSDPLVLLISSDHPSVRCCASFEELERQQEILDVYRTRCLFVSGETVTFEQILLKREAERKAFTEMASLKQAETMEKIVAERKRLAQLIIAEKQHSLRILEAAMAEAKASKTKVKKREGKLCKLEEAAKKATEEVDSKLRDDEKSKIMEYYSKLNMEVEKSKIHTEWKIKRLQLDQSRMQLLSTEERNLKREKLELEHQRNEVMAMSIQSDFKSDDDLDNVDNNNGDMENNSTADSTPSAEIIEEPECSAISEFNRNREKTQNSSDVLSAICNVAKSIFGVSKSKAGSPCDNEVEVDIQGNVVNALKEINHETKADQTSNDVIGANLDNAIDNLRFLESKQEALKNKQKVMAHEFGQIDTENNQAKDLSPTVNFPALDEENNENFWTPNAEAKRNKQKVLGAEFAMIKQEVKEIVSEPRTEAQKEALLNRQKVLGVEYNLPYENIAKKEPANVAQEEAIRNKNRVLGSVYEKTMKTVAKFDAAKKSALRLNLKPYSDTMITKTSSVTPNTGAVTPGELFPGLDLETPTTAEMPLDGAMTSDIFTPRSEGSRGLESAKVKPDKEFLTSDGFNFSLIVEDEAVAAEDLSDAQTEVSPESSPSKSVDSCISPLYSKRSLFNIIDGSYNLESFDPFGVKQLQNYSKDYFNHKINEDSNSVYTHPAVLMEEVKKRPYNNIFMSHCDHEEEDQKISCDNIATLTACLQRSVMLPLTYQLEVVNNSILTHFLVNLDMYEHLRSLKDYFFLMDGEFSRSICHNLFTKLTKTLNPQELLNFATLHNILDKALGSSISHVHKFSENLSFTITESPLSFQHSSPDVLQCLSLTYSVSWPLNIILSQEALLRYAKVFQFLIKMRRIFWVLSEDFVTLKLTAKLSRQHSRKLLNSSQYISVQIYRHNMASLIRALDNYIVTTCILTSWTEFEKDLKKAKTLDDLYECHVVYIKKVLFRCLLNNRSTPVMKLLNDIFTVILKFNRVLKAGEWRQNAPNGCFTHTSYVQLEELFHLFEKLAKYLHKVITKLMECGYQRHLVELLTMVNLNGYYDPDRSKEDTNISLQST, from the exons ATGAATAATTCAGCATCAGGTATAGAAAATGCCGGTGTTTATGAACTTATCACGAAATTGTGCGAGAAAATGGCTGAAAAATACTGCGATAATAATAGGTTATCGCTGAAGCTCTTAGCATCAAAGTTAAGAGCTCAatcatatgaaattattttaaaaagatcttCTACTGGAGTTTCATCACTGAAAGCTGATCCTATTAAGGATTTATTATCTCACCAATTTGTGTCACAACTAACTGTTAAAAATGTTGCTGAATATAAGCGGTCTATTGATCTAAAAAAGAATATAAGCAATATACGTAATGAAGACTTTGGAGAAAAGCAGGACCTAGTCAATAATGTACTTAGATTATTGATTGGGCTTCAAAATTCTATAAATGAAGATTTATCAAGTGAAATGTTTCag aatCCATTTTCTTTTGGTCTTTTTGATGAAATGCTTCCAAAGCCGAAGAGAGAGATTTTTGGATCACCCCAGCCATACTCATATTTTCCAAAACATGTCTTTGAACTACCATACTCATTAAAAcgtcaagaaaatattttagataacaAAAAATCTCAATGCTACACTGAGTACACAGTTGAAAGTTTTGATTCACGATCAT TTATTCCTGATATCCAATCTCAACCAGGCGTAGATGATATGAAATCATTCCAGAGTCCCATGTCAATACCATCTATGACATCAACAGCTTTATCTCCTTATACAGAAAGTACAATATTTAACTATCCCAGACTGATTGCTCCTAGAGATCTCTACATACCGAAATCTGATCTtcacattcaaaattatatggaTGTTAATGTTAAG GTTTCCTTGGCTGGTACAAGTGTTAAATCAGACATACCAGATATGTTTAAAGTCAACACAGATGAGTCTTTGAATGTGTGGGAGATTGTAACACAATTAGATAAAGATATACCAGAGGATATTTGGGAAGAAGttt cTAAGATGCCTATAGTCAAAGAAAGACAGCTAATAGCCTCTTCTTCAAGAGAAATGTGTCTATGGAGGAGTATCTATGGCAGTGAATTATCGGATCTTAAGATTATTTcagaaaaacaatttatcaggcatattatgtatttgataa TTGGTGTAGAAACGAATTCATTTCCATTTAGCGAAGCATCAAATTGTTTTTACATTAAAGACAATTTGGTTCTTGAAGCAATATCCAAAGAACATTTAAGAGGATATATTGCACCTTTGTTACTAGTCGGCACATATTATAGTCGTCTTTACAATTTCGCATTTAATCTCACTGCTGAAGATCACTTTCACACTAAAGGACTTGTTTTTGAG GCGGCAAGAGAAGTAATCAGAAGATACTTATTAGAATTTCGTCTGACTGCAACGGAAATATATGaagaatattgtaaaaataagacAGAGGAGCTGAATTGTATGCCAACGTTATTGCAGATCTTGCATCATATGGAACCATTAATTTATGAGATTGAAACTATTGCTTCGATATATAAAATGGTTGATCCAG ATTCAACATCGATACCACACGGCGCCGAGCTGATGTCATATTTGTTCAATGAAATATCCCTCGTGACGCACAGGAAGACGTCTCTAACgctttttaattcattgttttgtatttgcagggtttattttaa atttatCGAACGTTTTATATTCGAAGGTGAATTGGATGACATATTTAATGAATTCTTCATAAGGAAAGACAATCAGTATGTGAATTCTCGTTCGAAACGTTACTGGGATAAAGGTTTTCATATCACGCTAAGTGTAGCGGTGCCTGATTTTCTGAGACCTCTGGCAACGTTTATATTGCTATGCGGAAAGTCTCTGCGACTATTGAAGCTGTGCAATCCTAGT gaTCCTCTAGTCTTACTTATATCGTCAGACCATCCCTCCGTCCGTTGTTGTGCCAGTTTTGAGGAGCTGGAACGTCAGCAGGAAATCCTAGATGTGTACCGCACACGTTGCTTGTTCGTTAGCGGCGAAACTGTTACATTTGAGCAAATATTGCTTAAAAGGGAAGCAGAAAGGAAAGCGTTTACTGAAATGGCCTCCTTGAAACAGGCTGAAACTATGGAGAAGATTGTCG CTGAAAGAAAAAGATTAGCCCAATTAATAATAGCTGAAAAGCAGCATTCATTGAGGATCTTAGAAGCAGCGATGGCTGAAGCGAAAGCTAGTAAAACCAAGGTTAAGAAGCGTGAGGGAAAACTTTGTAAATTGGAAGAAGCGGCCAAGAAGGCTACCGAAGAAGTAGATTCGAAACTAAGAGATGatgaaaa GAGTAAGATCATGGAATACTATTCGAAATTGAATATGGAAGTGGAAAAAAGTAAGATACATACAGAGTGGAAGATAAAACGTCTGCAGTTAGACCAAAGTAGAATGCAACTGCTCTCTACTGAAGAGAGAAATTTAAAAAGGGAAAAGCTGGAATTGGAACATCAACGCAATGAAGTTATGGCGATGTCGATACAGAGTGATTTCAAATCTGATGATGATCTCGATAATGTTGACAATAATAATGGCGATATGGAAAATAATTCTACGGCTGACTCAACGCCTTCTGCTGAGATCATCGAAGAGCCCGAATGTTCTGCAATCTCAGAATTTAATAGAAACCGggaaaaaacacaaaattcatCAGACGTATTAAGTGCTATCTGTAATGTCGCCAAGAGTATTTTCGGCGTATCAAAATCTAAAGCTGGTTCGCCCTGTGATAATGAAGTAGAAGTTGACATTCAAGGAAATGTTGTTAATGCTCTTAAAGAAATTAATCACGAAACAAAAGCGGATCAAACATCTAACGATGTGATTGGCGCGAACTTAGACAATGCGATCGATAATTTAAGATTTCTTGAAAGCAAACAAGAGGCActgaaaaataaacagaaagTTATGGCGCATGAGTTTGGTCAAATAGACACGGAAAATAATCAGGCGAAAGACCTATCGCCCACTGTAAATTTTCCAGCACTTGatgaagaaaataatgaaaacttttGGACACCGAATGCTGAAGCTAAAAGAAACAAGCAAAAAGTGTTAGGCGCTGAATTTGCAATGATTAAACAAGAAGTCAAGGAGATTGTATCGGAGCCACGAACTGAGGCACAAAAAGAAGCCCTCTTGAACAGGCAAAAAGTATTAGGCGTTGAATACAATCTGCCATACGAAAATATCGCTAAAAAAGAACCTGCGAACGTAGCCCAGGAAGAGGCGATACGTAATAAGAATAGAGTACTGGGTTCAGTTTATGAAAAGACTATGAAAACTGTTGCAAAGTTTGATGCCGCTAAAAAGTCTGCTTTGAGGTTAAACTTAAAACCCTATAGTGATACTATGATTACAAAGACGTCTAGTGTTACACCAAATACTGGGGCGGTAACTCCGGGTGAATTATTTCCAGgg cTTGACCTTGAAACTCCTACAACCGCTGAAATGCCATTGGATGGAGCAATGACAAGTGACATATTTACTCCAAGAAGTGAAGGCAGTAGAGGCCTTGAATCAGCGAAAGTTAAACCCGATAAAGAGTTTTTGACATCAGATGGgtttaatttttcattgatCGTGGAAGACGAAGCTGTCGCGGCAGAAGACTTAAGTGACGCTCAAACAGAAGTGAGCCCTGAAAGTTCACCTTCAAAAAGCGTAGATTCTTGTATTAGTCCATTATACAGTAAACGatcattgtttaatataatagatgGTTCGTACAACTTGGAATCTTTCGATCCATTTGGCGTGAAGCAACTACAGAACTAttctaaagattattttaaccataaaataaatgaagattcaaattCTGTTTACACTCATCCAGCTGTTCTAATGGAGGAAGTAAAGAAGAGGccttataataacatatttatgtcaCATTGCGACCACGAAGAGGAAGATCAGAAAATATCCTGCGATAATATAGCAACACTCACAGCTTGCTTGCAAAGATCAGTAATGTTGCCATTGACTTATCAATTGGAAGTCGTCAATAATTCGATTCTCACACATTTTCTAGTCAATCTAGACATGTATGAACATTTAAGGAGtttaaaggattattttttcttaatggaCGGAGAGTTTTCTAGAAGCATTTGccataatttatttacgaaGTTAACCAAGACATTGAACCCGCAAGAGTTGTTGAATTTCGCCACTTTACACAATATTTTAGACAAAGCTTTAGGGTCATCGATTTCAC atgTTCACAAATTTTctgaaaatttatcatttactaTTACGGAATCGCCCCTGAGTTTTCAACATAGTTCGCCGGATGTGTTACAATGTCTCTCTCTAACGTACTCCGTGAGCTGGCCGCTGAACATCATATTGTCGCAGGAAGCGTTGCTACGATATGCTAAGGTGTTCCAGTTTCTAATAAAAATGAGGCGAATATTTTGGGTTTTGAGCGAGGACTTCGTG ACTCTTAAACTCACAGCAAAATTATCGAGACAGCATTCACGAAAACTCCTCAATTCCTCTCAGTACATATCGGTACAAATTTACCGACATAACATGGCGTCATTAATAAGGGCATTGGACAATTACATCGTGACGACATGCATCCTAACGTCTTGGACGGAATTCGAGAAAGATCTGAAGAAAGCTAAAACGTTGGACGACCTGTACGAATGTCACGTGGTGTATATCAAGAAAGTACTCTTCAGATGCCTTTTGAATAATCGATCGACGCCCGTGATGAAACTCTTGAATGATATTTTcactgttatattaaaatttaatcgagTTTTGAAAGCGGG AGAATGGCGACAAAACGCGCCCAACGGCTGTTTCACGCATACAAGTTACGTTCAATTAGAAGAACTTTTCCATTTGTTTGAAAAACTTGCAAAGTATTTACACAAAGTCATAACAAAGTTAATGGAATGCGGTTACCAAAGGCATTTGGTTGAATTACTGACTATGGTTAACTTAAATGGTTATTATGATCCTGATAGGTCGAAAGAAGACACTAACATTAGTTTACAATCTACCTGA
- the LOC125068724 gene encoding 39S ribosomal protein L17, mitochondrial gives MNQADISKIVSKLRIKVPPEHRRLKGPQGPEGRLNKLRKTVTGLIKYERIELNYRRGDEARQYAERLISEAISHGDCHKPTMEIADYWLLEKQLVHKLFKVLVPRYENYNTAFTKMYKAPQAYYGRNIDKAVLELRGNPYPSLTNKQSNNRLLLQNVLLDAAKYDYRQAKYAEMADKMSKTEELQTKLDNNPESKPSESS, from the exons ATGAATCAAGCTGATATTTCTAAAATTGTTTCGAAGTTACGAATAAAAGTACCACCTGAACATCGCCGACTAAAAGGCCCACAAGGCCCGGAAGGCAGGCTAAATAAATTGCGAAAAACTGTTACGggcttaattaaatatgaaagaaTTGAACTAAATTACCGTCGAGGTGATGAAGCGCGTCAATATGCTGAGAGG tTAATATCCGAAGCTATCAGTCATGGCGATTGTCATAAACCCACAATGGAAATAGCAGATTACTGGTTACTTGAAAAGCAACTAGTTCACAAATTATTTAAGGTCTTAGTACCAAGATATGAGAATTATAATACAGCTTTTACCAAAATGTATAAAGCACCACAGGCTTACTATGGAAGAAATATTGATAAGGCTGTTCTAGAATTAAGAGGAAATCCATACCCCTCATTGACAAATAAACAGTCAAATAATAGACTTTTACTACAAAATGTTCTATTAGATGCAGCTAAATATGACTACAGACAAGCAAAATATGCAGAAATGGCAGACAAAATGAGTAAAACTGAAGAATTACAGACAAAATTAGACAATAACCCAGAAAGTAAACCTTCTGAATCCTCATAA
- the LOC125068863 gene encoding uncharacterized protein LOC125068863, whose amino-acid sequence MIAYKGRENKRGKAIKMPRNIERLYKEGKCRDCSVVVTRMDFAKILGKFTKVKIQYESSSSPKSQKTAETAVPNSNARLKNNENGMVLLRRTAYNQHPVKDLVNSSSKKQKTNEISTITPRQVNNVLKENNGSNKTDIVREKILTQKQTNNNCNKQYAIIFNDPSCNNNYDVKCDFSLMELLPKVDKSIFPSKEWCIDYFPKNEEPTDDKVYDRIAAELEDLMYSEKPDDKFSKSESAENKVDDFPSIMDILNDNNTPVNSTETKDQSSNIEFKDNLESSDVEAMLLGSQPALDNKETEENKALEEPLPMEVDTTDVNKLIEDVAQFSTSTESEKAEVTPINEIENPHSPSILDEALQKGIEEHLPCDTSQKSEPDIEPEPEVEALPEESSNVADQNKTTIDESQTNTDIEQAIINDQSTNESPLKESSENDLNIFPTSKLEDITHVVFKKVVDGICQKSVTCPKNLKYSIELEEKSVEFLGAPKYISSLEDLQVLLQIVNETDLRSLYVLY is encoded by the coding sequence ATGATTGCATACAAGGGCCGAGAAAATAAGAGAGGTAAGGCCATAAAAATGCCTAGGAATATAGAACGCTTATATAAAGAAGGGAAATGCCGTGACTGTTCAGTGGTGGTGACGCGAATGGATTTTGCTAAAATATTGGGAAAGTTTACTaaagttaaaatacaatatgaaaGCAGTTCTTCACCAAAATCACAGAAGACGGCAGAAACAGCTGTACCAAATTCAAATGCAAGGTTAAAAAACAACGAAAATGGCATGGTACTCCTGCGAAGAACGGCTTACAATCAACATCCCGTAAAAGACTTAGTTAACTCTAGTTCTAAGAaacagaaaactaatgaaatttcaaCGATTACACCTCGGCAAGTAAATAATGTACTCAAAGAAAATAATGGCTCCAATAAAACAGATATTGTAAGGGAGAAAATCTTAAcccaaaaacaaacaaataataattgtaataaacaaTATGCTATCATATTTAATGATCCATcatgcaataataattatgatgttaAATGTGATTTTTCCTTAATGGAACTGTTACCCAAAGTAGACAAAAGTATATTTCCTTCAAAGGAATGGTGTATAGATTATTTTCCTAAAAATGAAGAGCCGACTGATGATAAAGTATATGACCGTATAGCGGCTGAACTTGAAGATCTAATGTATAGTGAGAAACCAGatgataaatttagtaaatcAGAATCTGCAGAAAATAAAGTGGATGATTTTCCATCCATAATGGACATACTTAATGATAACAATACCCCTGTAAATAGTACAGAAACAAAAGACCAAAGTAGTAATATAGAATTTAAAGATAACTTGGAATCAAGTGATGTTGAAGCTATGCTTCTTGGTAGCCAGCCAGCCCTCGATAACAAGGAAACGGAAGAAAACAAAGCATTAGAAGAACCATTACCTATGGAAGTTGATACTACcgatgttaataaattaatagaagaTGTTGCACAATTTAGCACTAGCACTGAAAGTGAGAAGGCTGAAGTTACTccaataaatgaaattgaaaatccTCATAGCCCATCAATATTAGATGAAGCATTACAAAAAGGAATAGAGGAACACTTACCATGTGACACATCTCAAAAAAGTGAACCAGATATTGAACCTGAACCTGAAGTAGAAGCGTTACCAGAAGAAAGTAGTAATGTCGCTGACCAAAATAAAACGACAATTGATGAAAGCCAAACCAACACTGATATTGAACAAGCTATAATTAATGACCAAAGCACTAATGAGAGTCCATTGAAAGAAAGCTcggaaaatgatttaaatatatttccaacaTCTAAATTAGAAGATATTACacatgttgtatttaaaaaagtagttgATGGTATATGTCAAAAATCTGTGACATGTCCTAAGAATTTAAAGTATAGCATAGAATTAGAAGAGAAATCTGTGGAGTTTTTAGGTGCtcctaaatatatatcaagtttAGAAGACTTACAGgtattattacaaattgtaaatGAGACAGACTTAAGAAGTTTATATGTACTTTATTGA